One Salmo trutta chromosome 26, fSalTru1.1, whole genome shotgun sequence DNA window includes the following coding sequences:
- the LOC115163338 gene encoding solute carrier family 13 member 2 isoform X1, which yields MVVCLTGLWRYRNYLIIFLSPLLILPLPIIVGGPEASCGYVIILMTLYWCTECMPLAVTGLLPVILFPMMGIMESSEVCTQYMKDSNMLFVGGLLMAIAVEQWNLHKRIALRVLLIVGMRPALLMFGFMGTTAFLSMWISNTAATAMMLPITNAVLKQLCDTEAQAEEGEMGGRGAGPGTGIPKGQDNQAFVMGDKENSITIYDGGATKCTKDVKPMKNGIQLEPEPGVEESPEARERRLKREAKYLKLGKGMSLSVCYAASIGGTATLTGTAPNLILKGQVDELFPGNGDIVNFASWFGFSFPNMVLMLIISWLWLLFMYLGCNMKKLFGCGTNKDGDKEPYVVIKNEYKKLGSVSFAEGCILVLFVLLVLLWFTREPGFMPGWATVLFNKDKLYVTDGTVAMLMSTLFFLIPSQLPRCGGYSENGKPLKAPPTLLNWDVVHKKMPWNIFLLVGGGFALARGSETSGLSQWLGESLAPLQSIPPVAISLLLSLLIATFTECSSNVATTTLFLPILASMAVAIKLHPLYVMLPCTICASLAFMLPVATAPNAIAFSYGNLKVMDMAKAGFVLNIIGVITINIALNTWGAAMFNLNTFPDWANVTTIPTP from the exons gaAGCTAGTTGTGGTTATGTGATCATCCTGATGACCCTGTACTGGTGTACAGAGTGTATGCCCCTGGCTGTGACCGGTCTGCTGCCTGTCATCCTCTTCCCTATGATGGGCATCATGGAGTCAAGCGAG GTGTGTACCCAGTACATGAAGGACTCTAACATGCTGTTCGTCGGAGGGCTGTTGATGGCTATAGCTGTGGAACAATGGAACCTTCACAAACGCATCGCCCTCAGAGTACTTCTCATAGTAGGGATGAGGCCTGCCCT TCTGATGTTTGGTTTCATGGGCACCACAGCCTTCCTGTCCATGTGGATCAGTAACACAGCCGCCACTGCCATGATGCTGCCCATCACTAATGCTGTGCTGAAGCAGCTGTGTGACACCGAGGCCCAggcagaggagggggagatggggggcCGGGGGGCCGGGCCCGGGACTGGGATACCTAAGGGCCAGGACAACCAAGCCTTTGTTATGGGTGACAAGGAGAACAGTATTACCATAT ATGATGGAGGTGCCACTAAATGTACAAAGGATGTCAAGCCCATGAAGAATGGAATTCAGTTAG AGCCCGAGCCAGGGGTGGAGGAGAGTCCGGAGGCGAGGGAGAGGAGGCTAAAGAGGGAGGCTAAGTACCTGAAACTGGGTAAAGGCATGAGTCTCAGTGTGTGTTACGCTGCCAGCATCGGAGGAACAGCCACCCTTACCGGCACCGCCCCGAACCTCATCCTCAAAGGACAGGTCGACGA ACTGTTCCCAGGAAATGGAGACATCGTCAACTTTGCCAGCTGGTTTGGTTTCTCCTTCCCCAACATGGTTCTGATGCTGATCATCTCCTGGCTGTGGCTGCTGTTTATGTACCTGGGCTGCAA CATGAAGAAGTTGTTTGGCTGTGGGACGAATAAAGATGGTGACAAGGAGCCGTACGTGGTGATAAAGAATGAGTACAAAAAGCTGGGCAGTGTGTCCTTCGCTGAGGGCTGCATCCTGGTGCTGTTTGTCCTGCTGGTCCTGCTCTGGTTCACCAGAGAACCAGGCTTCATGCCCGGCTGGGCCACTGTGCTCTTCAACAAGGACAAACT GTATGTCACTGATGGCACAGTGGCTATGCTGATGTCAACGCTGTTCTTTCTGATCCCATCCCAACTACCCAGATGTGGCGGGTACTCTGAgaatg GAAAGCCCCTGAAGGCCCCTCCCACCCTGCTCAACTGGGACGTGGTCCATAAGAAGATGCCCTGGAACATTTTCCTGCTAGTGGGAGGAGGCTTCGCTCTGGCCCGGGGCAGCGAG ACGTCTGGTCTGTCTCAGTGGCTAGGAGAAAGTCTGGCCCCCCTGCAGTCCATCCCTCCCGTTGCCATCTCTTTGCTCCTGTCTCTACTCATCGCCACTTTCACTGAGTGCTCCAGTAACGTAGCTACTACCACATTGTTCCTGCCTATACTGGCCTCTATG GCCGTAGCCATTAAGCTCCACCCACTGTACGTCATGCTGCCCTGCACCATCTGTGCCTCGCTGGCCTTCATGTTGCCGGTGGCCACCGCCCCTAATGCCATCGCCTTCTCCTATGGCAACCTCAAAGTCATGGACATG GCGAAGGCTGGATTCGTGCTGAACATTATTGGTGTCATCACCATCAACATCGCACTGAACACCTGGGGAGCAGCCATGTTCAATCTCAACACCTTCCCTGACTGGGCCAATGTTACCACCATACCCACCCCCTGA
- the LOC115163338 gene encoding solute carrier family 13 member 2 isoform X2, which translates to MVVCLTGLWRYRNYLIIFLSPLLILPLPIIVGGPEASCGYVIILMTLYWCTECMPLAVTGLLPVILFPMMGIMESSEVCTQYMKDSNMLFVGGLLMAIAVEQWNLHKRIALRVLLIVGMRPALLMFGFMGTTAFLSMWISNTAATAMMLPITNAVLKQLCDTEAQAEEGEMGGRGAGPGTGIPKGQDNQAFVMDDGGATKCTKDVKPMKNGIQLEPEPGVEESPEARERRLKREAKYLKLGKGMSLSVCYAASIGGTATLTGTAPNLILKGQVDELFPGNGDIVNFASWFGFSFPNMVLMLIISWLWLLFMYLGCNMKKLFGCGTNKDGDKEPYVVIKNEYKKLGSVSFAEGCILVLFVLLVLLWFTREPGFMPGWATVLFNKDKLYVTDGTVAMLMSTLFFLIPSQLPRCGGYSENGKPLKAPPTLLNWDVVHKKMPWNIFLLVGGGFALARGSETSGLSQWLGESLAPLQSIPPVAISLLLSLLIATFTECSSNVATTTLFLPILASMAVAIKLHPLYVMLPCTICASLAFMLPVATAPNAIAFSYGNLKVMDMAKAGFVLNIIGVITINIALNTWGAAMFNLNTFPDWANVTTIPTP; encoded by the exons gaAGCTAGTTGTGGTTATGTGATCATCCTGATGACCCTGTACTGGTGTACAGAGTGTATGCCCCTGGCTGTGACCGGTCTGCTGCCTGTCATCCTCTTCCCTATGATGGGCATCATGGAGTCAAGCGAG GTGTGTACCCAGTACATGAAGGACTCTAACATGCTGTTCGTCGGAGGGCTGTTGATGGCTATAGCTGTGGAACAATGGAACCTTCACAAACGCATCGCCCTCAGAGTACTTCTCATAGTAGGGATGAGGCCTGCCCT TCTGATGTTTGGTTTCATGGGCACCACAGCCTTCCTGTCCATGTGGATCAGTAACACAGCCGCCACTGCCATGATGCTGCCCATCACTAATGCTGTGCTGAAGCAGCTGTGTGACACCGAGGCCCAggcagaggagggggagatggggggcCGGGGGGCCGGGCCCGGGACTGGGATACCTAAGGGCCAGGACAACCAAGCCTTTGTTATGG ATGATGGAGGTGCCACTAAATGTACAAAGGATGTCAAGCCCATGAAGAATGGAATTCAGTTAG AGCCCGAGCCAGGGGTGGAGGAGAGTCCGGAGGCGAGGGAGAGGAGGCTAAAGAGGGAGGCTAAGTACCTGAAACTGGGTAAAGGCATGAGTCTCAGTGTGTGTTACGCTGCCAGCATCGGAGGAACAGCCACCCTTACCGGCACCGCCCCGAACCTCATCCTCAAAGGACAGGTCGACGA ACTGTTCCCAGGAAATGGAGACATCGTCAACTTTGCCAGCTGGTTTGGTTTCTCCTTCCCCAACATGGTTCTGATGCTGATCATCTCCTGGCTGTGGCTGCTGTTTATGTACCTGGGCTGCAA CATGAAGAAGTTGTTTGGCTGTGGGACGAATAAAGATGGTGACAAGGAGCCGTACGTGGTGATAAAGAATGAGTACAAAAAGCTGGGCAGTGTGTCCTTCGCTGAGGGCTGCATCCTGGTGCTGTTTGTCCTGCTGGTCCTGCTCTGGTTCACCAGAGAACCAGGCTTCATGCCCGGCTGGGCCACTGTGCTCTTCAACAAGGACAAACT GTATGTCACTGATGGCACAGTGGCTATGCTGATGTCAACGCTGTTCTTTCTGATCCCATCCCAACTACCCAGATGTGGCGGGTACTCTGAgaatg GAAAGCCCCTGAAGGCCCCTCCCACCCTGCTCAACTGGGACGTGGTCCATAAGAAGATGCCCTGGAACATTTTCCTGCTAGTGGGAGGAGGCTTCGCTCTGGCCCGGGGCAGCGAG ACGTCTGGTCTGTCTCAGTGGCTAGGAGAAAGTCTGGCCCCCCTGCAGTCCATCCCTCCCGTTGCCATCTCTTTGCTCCTGTCTCTACTCATCGCCACTTTCACTGAGTGCTCCAGTAACGTAGCTACTACCACATTGTTCCTGCCTATACTGGCCTCTATG GCCGTAGCCATTAAGCTCCACCCACTGTACGTCATGCTGCCCTGCACCATCTGTGCCTCGCTGGCCTTCATGTTGCCGGTGGCCACCGCCCCTAATGCCATCGCCTTCTCCTATGGCAACCTCAAAGTCATGGACATG GCGAAGGCTGGATTCGTGCTGAACATTATTGGTGTCATCACCATCAACATCGCACTGAACACCTGGGGAGCAGCCATGTTCAATCTCAACACCTTCCCTGACTGGGCCAATGTTACCACCATACCCACCCCCTGA